Sequence from the Paenibacillus tundrae genome:
TGTAACGATAATGGGTTCTTCATTTTTATAGGCTTTGTCTAAGGATGCAGTCATCGCTGCGCCAGAGCCTTCAATTAGATTCCAGTTCGTTAAACCATAATTCTCAATGGCATTTGCTGTAGCTTTCATCAGACCTGCACCTGGGTCAATCCCAACGATTTGGTGATTAACCTCGTTGCCTACATTCGTACTTGCTGTTGGAGCAGCAGCAGAAGAAGCGCCAGTTTCCAGATCTTCAATGGAATTAACATCTGTCATATAACTCGGAACCACAAGACCAGTACGTACTCCCGTCATGTTAGCACCAAGATCGTCAACTTGATCTTTGTACCGATCCCAATAGTCCGCATGTGTCAGTGGCAACCACGCTGCCGGAGAGGCATCTACGTCACCAGAAGCAACACCCGTCCACATTGGACCTGCTTCAACTTGAAGGGCATTAACTTTGTAACCAAGTTTTGTTTCCATCACATATTTTAGCAGGTTTGTACTCGCTATTTCGGAATCCCAAGCTACATAGCTGAGCTTGAAGGCATCGCCATTTACCGGTGTTAGACCTTTAGTCCATTCATCGATCTGATCAGCATGCTTCTCAGCATAATCTTTAGCTGCATCTTCTGGAGATGTACCATCTTGGATGGCAATCATCATTTCACCCATCTCATCGGATGTCCACTTAAAGCGGGATAAGAATTCAAAAGCGACAGGATGATCTTCTTTCAATCCTTTACGAGCAATGGTATGAATTTCTTCAGCATCCCCGAAGGATTTTTTGGGATCTTCCAAATATTTAAGGTCATATTTGTTGAACATCCAGTGCGGAGTCCAACCTGTAATGATAATCGGTTCTTCATTTTTGATGGCTTTATCTAGCGTAGCAGTCATTGCTGCACCAGAGCCTTCGATGAGCGTCCAATCGGTCAGATTGTAATCCTCAATCGCTTTTGCAGTTGATTTCATGATACCTGCACCTGGATCAATACCGATAATCTGATAGTTCACTTCATCACCTACAGCATTAGCTGCTGCGTTGTTTCCGCCAGCGGAAGATGTACCGCCCACGAAATACTGGGAGAAGCCTGCGAGGAGCACGACGAGTGTCGCTACAGAAGTAATCCATGCTTTTTGTTTCGATGTAACGCGTGACGTCTTCTTGCGACCTGGCATGAATAGATTCTGTGTGAATCGGTCAAGCACAATGGCAAGTACGACAACAGCGAGACCTGCTTCAAAACCTTTACCAATTTGCAGTTGAGTAACCGCACGATATACTTCGGCACCAATACCTTGCGCACCAATCATGGACGCGATAACGACCATAGAGAGGGACAACATGATGGTCTGGTTAATACCGGACATCACTGTAGGTAAGGCGAGAGGAAGCTGTACTTTGAACAATTTCTGTGCAGAAGTCGAACCAAATGCATCGGCTGCTTCCACCAGTTCGCCCGATACCTGCTTGATTCCGAGGTGAGTTAGACGAATCGTTGGCGGAATCGCAAAAATAACAGATGCGATAACACCTGGTACAACACCCAGGCTAAAGAAGGTAACCGCAGGCAGCAAGTAGACGAATGCAGGCATTGTCTGCATGAAGTCAAGTAGCGGTGTAATAATTCGTGCCGCTGTTTTGCTGTATGCTAGCCAGATACCAATCGGTACACCAAGTAGGATGGAGATTAACCCGGAAGTGATAACGAGACCGAGCGTATCCATCGATTGAGACCAGTACCCGAGGTTATCTACGAGCAGGAATCCGATCACTGTAAATAGGGTCAGTGGGAGTCGTCCCACAATAAACGCAAGAACACCTAATATCGCAATGAACAGAAGTGGGTGGGGCAACATAAACAATCCTGAGAAATATCCGACCACGCTCTCAATAACAACAGAAATAACTTTAAACAATCCGGAGAGCGAGGAGCTCATCCAGTCAACGATGGATTCAATCCACGATGCTAGTGGTATTTTGGGAATCATTCACAAGTTCCTCCTTTACTGCAACTTCACCGCTAAGAGCACCCAGCAGGGCACCGCGGACAATAACACCTTGCAGACGGCCATTCTCACCAACAACAGCAAGTGGCACATGGGCAGAACTTGTAATCTCGAACAACTCATGAATCAACGTTTCAGGTGGCACGGTAGGTCCATCCGTAATTAGGATGTCATTCAATGTCTTACTCTCACGCATTGCACGAGAAGCATCTTCAGCCGTAATAACACCTAGCAATTTCTTCGAACGGTCAATGACAAACAGGTTGGAAATACCACGTTCGCGCATTAATTCGAGGGCAACACGAGGACCACGATCTAGTGTAATCGTTTCTGGGCGACGCATAACGTGAGAGGCGGTAAGGACTTTGGATAAGTCCACGTCTTCGACGAAGCGGGCCACATAGGAGTTGGCCGGTTGAATCATAATTTCTTCCGGTGTACCGATCTGCACGACGGCTCCATCTTTCATAAGAGCAATACGATCGCCGATGCGCAGCGCTTCGTCCAAGTCATGGGTAATGAAAATAATCGTCTTTTTCATTTTATCCTGAAGCTCAATCAGTTCATCCTGCATATCACGGCGAATCAGTGGATCGAGGGCGCTGAAGGCTTCATCCATCAACAGCACTTCTGGATCATTGGCAAGCGCACGAGCAAGACCTACACGCTGCTGCATACCACCACTGAGCTCATCCGGCATTTTGTCTTCCCAGCCTTTGAGGCCAACCAGCTCAAGCGACGTTTTTGCTTTTTCACGTCGAACTTCTTTGTCCACTTTTTGGACTTCGAGTCCATACTCCACATTATCGAGAACGGTACGGTGCGGGAACAACGCAAATTTTTGAAAAACCATGCTAATTGTTTTCCGACGTACTTCGCGCAATTGTTCTTTGTTCATCTTACGTAAATCTTTGCCATGAACCAGAATTTCTCCAGATGTTGGTTCGATTAATCGATTGAACATACGAACCAGCGTGGATTTACCACTACCGGATAAGCCCATGATAACGAAAATCTCGCCTTCTTTGATCTCCATGTTGACCCGATTGACACCAACCGTTATCTGTTTTTCTTTGGCCAACTTTTCTTTACCCCAACCTTGCTCTAATAATTGTAATCCTTGCTCGGTTTGGGGGCCAAACAGTTTACTTACATTCTTCACTTCTAGTATGGTCATGTTTTCACCCCTTCTGATGTGTTGTGCACTTCGAACGGCTTACAGCATCCACAAGTCCATACACTTGTGCGCCCAGCCACGAAATCCGGTAATCGTTGCTTCGCTTCCCGTCTTTCTGGGTAACGTTTTGTATTCTAACAATACTTAACCAGTATATCAACCGAATAAACAGTACATAATGTTTATACAGTAAAAACTGTACAAAGTTTTCCTCCCATATGCTCCGTCTATCTCCTTATTCTGGCTAATTAGGCACCTTTACTTTTCAGAATGCTCCTTCTACAATAGAAAATGGGTTGAATTGAATTTAATTTTTTTGGTTAAAAGAGAGTCATAGGCAAATGTATCTTGGCAAAGTTACCATTTTAATACATTGGGTGGTCAAAGCCCTCTGGCGTATAGGATGTCCGGCCGGATGCTTTCCCATGTAAGCAGGACTTTGTAAGGATGCAATTATTTTTGCCAAGACTGGTAATGTTCAGAATGGAGGTTGCAAGCATGGGCTTGGACCATTTACAAGAAGAGCAGCAGGAAACAGTTCTTAGAATCCGGAAACGCGTCATTGAAGCGATTGGACGTAATATGGATCTATACGGCGTGACGCTGTCCACGGGACACTTATACGGTTTACTTTTTTTTGCGGACAAACCAATGACCCTTGACGATATGGGACGGGAAATGGAAATGAGCAAAACAAGCATGAGTACCGGCGTACGCACCCTGCTGGATCTGAAAATGGTGAATAAAGTATGGAGTAAGGGCTCTCGTAAAGATCTATATGAAGTAGAGTATGACTGGCACCAAACGTTTACAGACTATTTCGTCATTAAATGGAGAAAAGCGGTGGAGAGCAATCTTCAGACCCTGCGCAAATCCATTGAAGAACTAAATCGTTTAATTCGTGACTCGGATGAACAAGCTGACGCGGAGCTACTTCAGATCCTCATGGAGGACAAGAAGAAGATGCTGCAAGCGGAGGCATATTACAAATGGCTTGACCGATTAATTGATACAATGGAAGATGAAGAAATATACAAGCTTGTCCCTCGGGAAGAAGTTCAAGAATAGTCCTGATCCTGAAAAAAGATACGTAACACAAAAAGGCGTTCTCCACACTGGAGGACGCTTTTTCTGCGATTATGATGTGAACAACCTCTTATAGAATCCAAGCTGTTTGAGAAAAGGCAGCATACTGCTGGGCAATCTGCTCTAATTCATTCATGATCTGAATCTGTCCGCGTGGTGTCCAGCATATCTCAAACCAATGATGAATGTCATGGACATTACCATGAAGTACAGCAGGTGAGCGGTTCCAGCCTGCCGTCTGCTTCATTCGCCGCAGCACCTTCTCACTGGCAGCAAGGGTGGGTACACGTTGAATTAACAGATGGTCTGTATCCAGCAATGGGGTACTCTCTGCTAAGAACTCACTTTGTGGTTGATGGGGAGGGACAAGTTGTGCAGGTTGCAGCCCCAGCTCACCATATAACAATTCTGGCAGTGGATGATCAAACGTACCCTGTATGCGAACAAGTTGCGATGTCACTTGAACAAGCGTAATACGCTCATTAGCAAAATAAGTCTGTAGATGCTTGCTTGTCTCCAAGATTCGGAAGGCTAGCTCTTTGATATGAGATAACGCTTCTTTTTCCCTTCCAACCAGTTCACCGATTAGAAGATAACTTTCGCGCCAGTCTTCCACTTTGTTCAACACCACAGTAGGTGCAATGCTTTTGAGTGTATCCACATATGACTCATGGTACCAATCTGCGATGATTAAGTCAGGCTTGGCTCTGCGAAGTTTATCTAATTGAGTAGTGAACTGACGATGGAATTCTTTTTCAGCGACTTCTCTGTCATTCCATGCATTAACTGAGGCAACCGGCTCAAGACCTAGGGAAGACAGGTGTTCAGACAGGGCAAGCACCGATGCGGTGGCAACTTTTAATTGATTTTGCTTCATATATAAACTAGGGGAAATACCCACAGTTTGTTTGAATTTGCGATTGAAATAATATTCGTTGCCATAACCGACGGATTCTGCGATTTCTTTAATGGAACAATCATTTTGTTTTAATTGTAATTTGGCTTTGCAGATCCGAAGTCCGTTCAGATAATCGGTGGGGGACATGCCCTTTGCTTTTTTGAAGCTTCGAGAATAAGAGCTGGGCGTAAGGTTGGCAATTTTGGCGAGTTGATCCATGCTAATCCCGTCTCCCATGAAGCGGTGCATATATCGGATACTACGCTCGAGTGCCGGATCAACTCGTTCTTGATTCGCTTCTAGCCGATGCTCTGAGACGTACTGGAGCAATTCATGGAGCTGGCTATGTATGCTAACAAAATGATCTTGCGTCACACCGCGATATGCATCGTACAGTTGTTTAAAGCGTGCCACGAGTTGCTGTTCCTGACGGACAAGTATTCTCCCTGTATGCCAATGCAGCGGAAGCCCAGGAACAGATGTCATTTTCCATTCACCGTGGATTTGCTGCACGATAACCGTGCTCATGCTCACCAGAATAAATTCCGTTATATTGGACGAGGAGATGGCCTCGACGTGTGTACCTTCTTCTATGACAAACAGTTGATTGGCTGTAGCCGAATAGAGTTCATCATTAAGGGACAGAAGCCCTT
This genomic interval carries:
- a CDS encoding glycine betaine ABC transporter substrate-binding protein; this encodes MIPKIPLASWIESIVDWMSSSLSGLFKVISVVIESVVGYFSGLFMLPHPLLFIAILGVLAFIVGRLPLTLFTVIGFLLVDNLGYWSQSMDTLGLVITSGLISILLGVPIGIWLAYSKTAARIITPLLDFMQTMPAFVYLLPAVTFFSLGVVPGVIASVIFAIPPTIRLTHLGIKQVSGELVEAADAFGSTSAQKLFKVQLPLALPTVMSGINQTIMLSLSMVVIASMIGAQGIGAEVYRAVTQLQIGKGFEAGLAVVVLAIVLDRFTQNLFMPGRKKTSRVTSKQKAWITSVATLVVLLAGFSQYFVGGTSSAGGNNAAANAVGDEVNYQIIGIDPGAGIMKSTAKAIEDYNLTDWTLIEGSGAAMTATLDKAIKNEEPIIITGWTPHWMFNKYDLKYLEDPKKSFGDAEEIHTIARKGLKEDHPVAFEFLSRFKWTSDEMGEMMIAIQDGTSPEDAAKDYAEKHADQIDEWTKGLTPVNGDAFKLSYVAWDSEIASTNLLKYVMETKLGYKVNALQVEAGPMWTGVASGDVDASPAAWLPLTHADYWDRYKDQVDDLGANMTGVRTGLVVPSYMTDVNSIEDLETGASSAAAPTASTNVGNEVNHQIVGIDPGAGLMKATANAIENYGLTNWNLIEGSGAAMTASLDKAYKNEEPIIVTGWTPHWMFNQYDLKYLDDPDKIFGDAEEVHTVGRKGIKEDHPVAYEFFSRFNWTADEMSEIMVDIQKGISPEEAAKTYAEKHPDQIEEWIKGLTPVKGDTLRLGYVAWDSEIASTNLMKYILETDLGYNVQALQVEAGPMWAGLAAGDIDASPAVWLPLTHGDYWDSYGDKIDDIAVSMTGVKQGLVVPTYMDINSVEDLKDN
- a CDS encoding quaternary amine ABC transporter ATP-binding protein codes for the protein MTILEVKNVSKLFGPQTEQGLQLLEQGWGKEKLAKEKQITVGVNRVNMEIKEGEIFVIMGLSGSGKSTLVRMFNRLIEPTSGEILVHGKDLRKMNKEQLREVRRKTISMVFQKFALFPHRTVLDNVEYGLEVQKVDKEVRREKAKTSLELVGLKGWEDKMPDELSGGMQQRVGLARALANDPEVLLMDEAFSALDPLIRRDMQDELIELQDKMKKTIIFITHDLDEALRIGDRIALMKDGAVVQIGTPEEIMIQPANSYVARFVEDVDLSKVLTASHVMRRPETITLDRGPRVALELMRERGISNLFVIDRSKKLLGVITAEDASRAMRESKTLNDILITDGPTVPPETLIHELFEITSSAHVPLAVVGENGRLQGVIVRGALLGALSGEVAVKEELVNDSQNTTSIVD
- a CDS encoding GbsR/MarR family transcriptional regulator; this translates as MGLDHLQEEQQETVLRIRKRVIEAIGRNMDLYGVTLSTGHLYGLLFFADKPMTLDDMGREMEMSKTSMSTGVRTLLDLKMVNKVWSKGSRKDLYEVEYDWHQTFTDYFVIKWRKAVESNLQTLRKSIEELNRLIRDSDEQADAELLQILMEDKKKMLQAEAYYKWLDRLIDTMEDEEIYKLVPREEVQE
- a CDS encoding AraC family transcriptional regulator, with the protein product MTEQISFNNETSSLPLLSSMCRVRRGENFRVNSRAVSRPMLCLVLQGEGLLSLNDELYSATANQLFVIEEGTHVEAISSSNITEFILVSMSTVIVQQIHGEWKMTSVPGLPLHWHTGRILVRQEQQLVARFKQLYDAYRGVTQDHFVSIHSQLHELLQYVSEHRLEANQERVDPALERSIRYMHRFMGDGISMDQLAKIANLTPSSYSRSFKKAKGMSPTDYLNGLRICKAKLQLKQNDCSIKEIAESVGYGNEYYFNRKFKQTVGISPSLYMKQNQLKVATASVLALSEHLSSLGLEPVASVNAWNDREVAEKEFHRQFTTQLDKLRRAKPDLIIADWYHESYVDTLKSIAPTVVLNKVEDWRESYLLIGELVGREKEALSHIKELAFRILETSKHLQTYFANERITLVQVTSQLVRIQGTFDHPLPELLYGELGLQPAQLVPPHQPQSEFLAESTPLLDTDHLLIQRVPTLAASEKVLRRMKQTAGWNRSPAVLHGNVHDIHHWFEICWTPRGQIQIMNELEQIAQQYAAFSQTAWIL